The Pseudodesulfovibrio alkaliphilus DNA window GCGGTCAGGGCTTCCAGGATGCCGCGCAGTCCGCTGGTGTGCCACAGGTCAACGCCTGTTCCCTCGGCCACGGCGGCCAGGATGAGCATGGCCCGCAATTCCATGCCGCTTCGGAGTGGTGGCGCCATGCGGCCGCGCATTGCCTCTGCCGTGGCCCTGGCCAGAGCGTCGTTGCCGGTCAAGCGGGCGAAGGCGGTCACCTGGGCCGCGTGCCACAGGCCAAGGTCACCCTGGTCAGCCGCCGCCAGTCGTCCTGATTCGCTGCGGCGCAGCCAGTGGAGATAGTCGGCGAACCAGCCCCTGACCTCCCTGTCTACCGGCCCGCTCCAGGCCGGTGATGTGGCCAGCAGACAGGCGGCCTCGGCGGCGGCGATCAAGTCCCGGCCTTCCATGATGCCGGCAGGGGTGCCAATAATCGAGCCGGGCCGGGTCCGGGCGCGGTCGAGGTGCGGCCGGGCGCGGGTCTGGGAGTCGCAGCACCAGGCCCACAGCAGGGCCGTACCCTTGCCTGCGTATTCCGCGTTGCCGGTCAACTTCCAGGCCAGGGCCAGGGTCAGGACGTGGCGGGCCATGCGGCGCATCCGCATCCTGTCGAAGGTCTCGGCGCACGGGTCGGCCATGTCGGCGAATCCGGGGTCAAGGGACCAGTAATCGTGCAGCCCGCCGCCCGGCGGCGGTTCGGGTTTGAGAACCACGGAATCCGCCGGGGCGGCCATGGCCGCGTCCGCCTCGCGGATCAGACCGTCCAGGGCAGAGGCCAGCGCGGGGTCGTCAGCCGCGAGCCGGGCCGAGGTCCGGTCCAGCACCTGGGGCGAGAAGACCAGGGCCGCGGGAAGACCCCCGGCGGACGGGCCATTCGCCCGCGCCGGGTCAGGGACGGCCAGGATCGCTGCCAGGATTACGACCAGAAAGACCAGCCCAGTCAACCGGCCGGTCGCGGCCCGTTTCGCCCCATTTCCTTTCATCTCTTGAGGCGGGAGACCATCTTGAGCATGGTATAGACCCTGACCGGCCCGCCGGGCACATCGCGCGAGTCGAAGCTCGATGCCCGGCGAAAGCGCATCCGGGCATAGAATTCCAGCGCCGGGCCGTTGGCCTCGTAGCAGTAGAGGGTGATGGTGGGGAATCCCATGGCCCGGAACGCCTCCTCGATCCAATGGATCAGGGCGCGGCCCGCCCCCTGGCCCTGATAGGCCGGGTCCACCCAAAGCTCGGTGATGGTGTTGTCCGTGTACATGACAAAGCCGACAATGCGGCCCATGATCTCGGCCACCCCGGCCCGGCTCAGGCCGATACGCACCGTGCGCGAGGCCGTGTTGGCGTCGTACCATTCGCGCACGTACTGCTCGGGCATGAAGGTGGCGTAGCTTTGTGCAAAGGCGTCGCGCATGATCTGCTCCATGGCGAAGACATCGTCCTGGGTCGCGGCGCGGGTGTGCGGGGTGATGCTCATTGTTTCAGCCTCGGGTCAAGCAAATCCCGCAGGGATTCGCCAAGCAGGTTGTAGCCCAGGACCGTGACGAGGATGGCCAGACCGGGAAAGACCGACAGCCACCACGCGATGCCCAGCACCTCTTTGCCCTCGAGGAGCATGTTGCCCCAGGAGGCGTCGGGCGGCTGGACGCCCAGGCCGAGAAAGGAGAGGGAGGATTCCGTCAGAATGGCCCCGGCCACGCCCAGTGTGGCCGAGACCAGCACCGGGGCCAGGGCATTGGGCAGGATGTGGCGGGCGATGATGCGGCCCGACCCGGCCCCGGCAGCGCGGGCAGCCAGAACGTAGTCGCGCTCGCGGATGCTCAGGGTCTCGGCCCGTACCAGTCTGGCCACGCCCATCCATCCCGTCAGGCCGATGACCACCATGATGTTGGTCAGGCTCGGTTCCAGAAAGGCGATGACCGCCAGGATCAGGAAAAACGACGGGAAGCAGAGCATGACATCCACCCCGCGCATGATGATCTCATCGGCCAGCCGTCCGAAATATCCGGCCATCAGGCCGAGGACGAGCCCAATGGAGGTGGCGATGCCAACGGCCACGAAGCCCACCCACAGCGAGACCCGTCCGCCGAAGAGAATGCGCGAGAACACGTCGCGGCCCAGGGCGTCGGTGCCCATCAGGTGTTCGGCGCAGGGAGCCCTGAGCAGGGCGTCCACATTGATCAGGTTCGGGTCGTAAGGCGCCAGCCACGGGGCCAGCAGGGCGCCGATCGACATCAATCCCACGATGAGACTGCCTGCGGCAAGCAGGGCGTGGCGCGACCAGGGCGATGGGCGTCTGAGGGGGCGTCGTATTTTTTTTCGGCCAAACCACATCATCGCTCGCGCCCTCCGCCGAGGCGAACACGCGGGTCGGCCAGGCTGTAGCCCACGTCGGCCAGGAGGTTGCCCGCCAGGGTCAGCACCGCGCCCAGCACGAGGCTGCCCATGATCAGCGGATAGTCGCGGGCCATGACCGCCTGATAGAAGAGCTGGCCCAGCCCCGGCAGCGCGAAGATGGACTCGATGATCACCGAGCCGCCGATCAGCGCGGGCACCGACAGGCCGAGGATGGTGATCACCGGCATGAGCGCGTTCCTGAGCGCGTGCTTGAAGAGCACCACGCGGCTGGGCAGCCCCTTGGCCCGGGCGGTCATGATGTAGTCCTGGTGCAGCACCTCGAGCATGGAGGAACGCATGAAGCGGGACATGCCTGCCCAGGAGCCCGAGGTGTAAATGAACACCGGCAGAATGAGATGCCTGACCACGTCCCAGACCTTTTGCGGTCCGGTCATGTGCTCATGACCAAGGGAGGTGAGCCCGGAGATGGGCAGGATGGGCCAGGCGATGCCGAGCCAGAGCATGAGCAGCAGTGCCAGCCAGAAGCCGGGCATGGCAAAGCCGATGAAGACCACCACCGTGGAAACCCGGTCAAAAGCGCCGCCCCGCCACCACGCCGAGGCCACGCCGATGGGCACGGCGATCAGCAGGGTCAGGACCAGGGAGGCCACGTTCATGCCGAAGGTCAGGGGAAGCCGTTCCTTTATCTTGTCCCACACGGGGCGGTGGTCGCCGGACATGGACTGGCCGAAGTCGAGCCGGACCAGCCGCGAAAGCCAGCTGGCGTATTGAATGTGCAGGGGCCGGTCCAGGCCGTAGAGCTTTTCGAGCTGGGCCCGGGCCTCCATGCCCGCCTCGGGGTTGAGGGTGGTTTGCAGGTCCGTTGGCGAGCCGGGCGCGAGGTGTATGACCCAGAAGCTGATGACCGTGATGCCAAGAAAGACCACGGCCACCCATATGAGTTTCAAGAGGATTCGTTTGAGTATCTGGGCCATTGGATGTCCTTGTTCCCCCCGGTGTCCCTTGTGTACTGCAAGACGAAGGGCGAATCAATGAACACCGACCACAAAAATCCGTACCCCTTCCGCTCTTTATCGGTTGACATCGCCCGGCCTCTTGGCTAATTACCCAACGCCGTGGGGCTGTAGCTCAGTTGGGAGAGCGCTTGAATGGCATTCAAGAGGTCGTGGGTTCGATTCCCTCCAGCTCCACCACACATTTTTCTTAAGTAAAAGGACCGTTTAGCTGCTTAGGCTGGATGGTCCTTTTTCTATGGTTGGTCAATCAGGTGGTCAACCATTTTGTTGACTAAGTGTTTGAGATCGCTGATTAAAGACGTGTATGAACTGTGGTTGAGGTGAGAGAGCGGAACGCCATATTCTAGAGAGTTTTGACAATGAGGTTTTGAACTTGAATTGGCAACGTGGTATAGAATTGAGAATGTTCTAAAAGTATGAGGTAAATATGGAACCAAAATTTTTGCGCGCGTTGGTGCGGCATTGGGATTGTCTCGAAAAGCGCATAGACCAATGTAGGGAAGTCTACCCGGAGGTCCTACTGCCTTATGTGTTCGCAGCGTTTGAAACTGCAGTCGTAGATACTCTTGTTGAACTTGTCTCTTTTGATTTCGGGAATATTTGCCAACAAAAACTATTTAGAAAAAAAGTCCTTCCTTCATATTTACGAGGTACTGAGTTTAATGATTTTTTCGTAACAGAGTTTTTGAAATATACTTATATAGAAGAGTTGAAAAACAAGCCGTTGGATGAGAAAATTAAAGCCCTTTTGCGACCTCTTGAGATAGATTGCAAAGGTGAAATTAAAAGTATGCTTGAAAGGATTAATGACTACAGAAAATTGAGAAACAGTTTAGTGCATCATGATTTATGCAGGTATGAAACGCTCGGGAATGTAAAAGTAGAATATGTCGATGGCCGATATGTTTTTAACAGAGACGATGCAATAGAATTGATTGAACTACTTGATACTTTCTCAACTCAAATCAAGGAAAGACTGAGAATAGAGTTCGGAGAATATACAGATTTGCATATTATCCAAAGGTATTGGGAAAATATTTTTGATACTAATGTGTTAGCCTTTTCGAAATGCTGGAACACAAATGGAGCTATATTCTATACTGGCCCAAGTCCCGAGGAATATGCTCAAACGTATGGTAGTACTAGGGTCGCTTGCCTCTTATCTCTTTTTCTCGCTGCATTTAATGGACATGAGAAAATAGTTTATTATTCTCATTTGTTAGCTCTTCCGATCAAAGAGAGGAAGGAATATCAATCAAAATTTAATAAAATTCTGGAACTGCACGACATTATTGATTTGCAAAATATGCAGATTGAACTCTCTTACAAGCTGAACATCTAATCCTCTTGTCTCTGGTACCAATAAATATTATAATCCTCTTAAGTCGCAATGGGAGGACCAAATGCAAAAAAACACCAGCGTCACGCTCGGACCGCATTTTGAAAACTTTATCAGCAACCAAGTCAAAGAAGGGAGATTTAACTCCGCCAGCGAAGCTATTCGCGCTGGGTTACGTCTTCTTGAGGAGCGCGAAGCCAGAGTCAAAGCACTGCAACTCGCACTCAGCGAAGGCGAGAAGAGTGGTATTGCCGACTATTCATTGGAAAAGCTGTCTGCCGAGTTGGACGGCTAGATGCGATTTCAGCTTACCAATAAGGCGTATGCCGATCTCAAGAATATCGCCAGGTACACGCAAACGACTTGGGGTATCGAGCAGCGGAAGGAATATCTATCGCGGCTGGATCAATCTTTCCATGTGATCGCAGAGAATATCGGCATCGGCAGGAATTGCGATCACATCAGAGAAGGATATTTCAGTCATCCGGTTGGAAAGCATCTGGTCTTCTATCGCGTTGAAGACGAGATAGTGACCATCGTCAGAATCCTGCACCAGAGTATGGATGTGGAACGGCAATGCTAACCCAAAATTTGGTCAACCATCCGGTCAACCAAACCCCTTTAACACCACCCTCAAATCACCGATTTTCTGTTGATTTCAAAATAAAAAGTCAAGATATTTCAATGCTTACGCGCCTGTCTTCATGTGTGGCATTCAAGAGGTCGTGGGTTCGATTCCCTCCAGCTTCACCACAAGAAAGTTAAGGGTTTCAAGTAAATACTTGGAACCTTTTTTCGTGGTTTTTGGCTGATTTCAGGAATATGTCCGCTATGTGTCCGCCGCTTCCGACGAGCTGTTTGTAAGCTGACACCTAACTTGAGAAAATGAGCCACGTAAGTTGAGAAAACCTGCGTGGCTCATTTTCGAGACCTCTGCACGGCAA harbors:
- a CDS encoding alginate lyase family protein, which translates into the protein MKGNGAKRAATGRLTGLVFLVVILAAILAVPDPARANGPSAGGLPAALVFSPQVLDRTSARLAADDPALASALDGLIREADAAMAAPADSVVLKPEPPPGGGLHDYWSLDPGFADMADPCAETFDRMRMRRMARHVLTLALAWKLTGNAEYAGKGTALLWAWCCDSQTRARPHLDRARTRPGSIIGTPAGIMEGRDLIAAAEAACLLATSPAWSGPVDREVRGWFADYLHWLRRSESGRLAAADQGDLGLWHAAQVTAFARLTGNDALARATAEAMRGRMAPPLRSGMELRAMLILAAVAEGTGVDLWHTSGLRGILEALTAGPTATPDGDTDCVPDCADRLLPPDDAPLFHRAALVYKEPRYLDLAGAGADHVRAALAH
- a CDS encoding GNAT family N-acetyltransferase, with the translated sequence MSITPHTRAATQDDVFAMEQIMRDAFAQSYATFMPEQYVREWYDANTASRTVRIGLSRAGVAEIMGRIVGFVMYTDNTITELWVDPAYQGQGAGRALIHWIEEAFRAMGFPTITLYCYEANGPALEFYARMRFRRASSFDSRDVPGGPVRVYTMLKMVSRLKR
- a CDS encoding ABC transporter permease produces the protein MWFGRKKIRRPLRRPSPWSRHALLAAGSLIVGLMSIGALLAPWLAPYDPNLINVDALLRAPCAEHLMGTDALGRDVFSRILFGGRVSLWVGFVAVGIATSIGLVLGLMAGYFGRLADEIIMRGVDVMLCFPSFFLILAVIAFLEPSLTNIMVVIGLTGWMGVARLVRAETLSIRERDYVLAARAAGAGSGRIIARHILPNALAPVLVSATLGVAGAILTESSLSFLGLGVQPPDASWGNMLLEGKEVLGIAWWLSVFPGLAILVTVLGYNLLGESLRDLLDPRLKQ
- a CDS encoding ABC transporter permease, whose product is MAQILKRILLKLIWVAVVFLGITVISFWVIHLAPGSPTDLQTTLNPEAGMEARAQLEKLYGLDRPLHIQYASWLSRLVRLDFGQSMSGDHRPVWDKIKERLPLTFGMNVASLVLTLLIAVPIGVASAWWRGGAFDRVSTVVVFIGFAMPGFWLALLLMLWLGIAWPILPISGLTSLGHEHMTGPQKVWDVVRHLILPVFIYTSGSWAGMSRFMRSSMLEVLHQDYIMTARAKGLPSRVVLFKHALRNALMPVITILGLSVPALIGGSVIIESIFALPGLGQLFYQAVMARDYPLIMGSLVLGAVLTLAGNLLADVGYSLADPRVRLGGGRER
- a CDS encoding type II toxin-antitoxin system ParD family antitoxin, yielding MQKNTSVTLGPHFENFISNQVKEGRFNSASEAIRAGLRLLEEREARVKALQLALSEGEKSGIADYSLEKLSAELDG
- a CDS encoding type II toxin-antitoxin system RelE/ParE family toxin produces the protein MRFQLTNKAYADLKNIARYTQTTWGIEQRKEYLSRLDQSFHVIAENIGIGRNCDHIREGYFSHPVGKHLVFYRVEDEIVTIVRILHQSMDVERQC